A window of Hevea brasiliensis isolate MT/VB/25A 57/8 chromosome 14, ASM3005281v1, whole genome shotgun sequence contains these coding sequences:
- the LOC110649438 gene encoding pre-mRNA-processing protein 40A-like isoform X2, whose translation MANNPPYSSIQPLQPPPPVGSMDHPRNFAPPMPVQFRPVVPGQQSQQFIPMAAPHFQTVGRGVPMMNAGLPAQPPQPQFPQSVQQLPARPGQPGPGPPPSQVIALPNAQPSRHVAPGSSLPPPSVPTPINYVPGLGGPGAPVPLSTSYTFAPTSYGQPPVTFNAVSQYQPMAQMHAPNIPAGGQPAISSANQSTAPVAPVQHNGEQSSVTTANVPTTGIQPSKPTEEIATDWKEHVSANGRRYYYNKRTRQSSWEKPFELMTPIERADASTDWKEFTSPDGRKYYFNKVTRQSKWEIPEELKLARERAEKASIVETQTENSANSHNQAAVPPSVEKTPSGADALAFPAQGTPSSPVLVTPVATVGNLQSESASESSALPVISSSVTSNPDGVQTTENPVSAVSGSSEVTAAGIGVDTTTAPINFSGQDNYSSANKAPAQDKEEAAKDVTSEKVNNISLEEKAVSQESLTFADKVEAKNAFKALLESANVGSDWTWDQAMRMIINDRRYGALKTLGERKQAFNEYLGQKRKQEAEERRSKQKKAREDFKNMLEESRELSSTTRWSKAVTMFENDERFKAVERERDRRDLFDAHLQELEGNERAKIQEERKRNIMEYRQFLESCDFIKASTQWRKVQDRLEADERCSRLEKIDRLDIFQDYLRDLEKEEEEQRKIQKEELRKTERKNRDEFRKLLEEHVAAGSLTAKTHWRDYYLKVKDLPAYLAVASNTSGSTPKDLFEDVAEELEKQYHEDKTRIKNVVKLKKVVLPSTWTLEDFKAAIVEDVSPPPISDVNLKIVFDELLERAKEKEEKEAKKRKRLADEFLNLLHSIKEITASSKWETCKELFEGSREFSSINEEGICEEIFEEYIAQLKEQAKENERKRKEEKAKKEKEREERDRRKSKHRSDKERGHEREKEHIKKDEADTEIFDLTEDHFCNDNRRSVNDNNKKHRKRHNDSVDDLNESEKDRSKSSHRHSSDHKKSRRHASTPDSDGESRHKRHKRDHRNGSRRNGDHQDLEDGEFGDDGETW comes from the exons ATGGCTAACAACCCTCCATATTCCAGTATACAG CCTCTTCAGCCTCCTCCTCCAGTTGGCTCCATGGATCATCCCCGAAATTTTGCTCCACCCATGCCTGTTCAA TTCCGACCAGTTGTTCCTGGGCAACAGTCACAGCAGTTCATTCCTATGGCTGCTCCACATTTCCAGACTGTTGGCCGAGGTGTCCCTATGATGAATGCTGGattgcctgctcaacctccacagcccCAATTTCCTCAATCAGTGCAACAGTTACCAGCAAGACCTGGACAACCAGGCCCGGGTCCACCACCATCACAGGTCATTGCATTGCCAAATGCTCAGCCAAGCAGGCATGTTGCACCTGGATCATCTTTGCCTCCACCTAGTGTTCCAACTCCAATTAACTATGTACCTGGTTTAGGTGGTCCAGGAGCACCTGTACCCCTTTCTACATCATATACT TTTGCACCAACATCTTATGGTCAACCACCAGTAACATTCAATGCAGTAAGTCAGTATCAGCCAATGGCTCAAATGCATGCACCAAATATTCCTGCTGGAGGACAGCCTGCAATATCATCTGCAAATCAGAGCACTGCCCCTGTTGCACCTGTGCAGCACAATGGGGAACAATCTTCAGTTACTACTGCCAATGTTCCG ACAACAGGTATCCAGCCCTCTAAGCCTACAGAGGAGATTGCAACAGACTGGAAAGAGCATGTATCTGCCAATGGAAGAAG ATATTATTATAATAAGAGGACAAGACAATCAAGTTGGGAGAAGCCTTTTGAATTGATGACGCCAATTGAG AGGGCGGATGCATCAACTGACTGGAAGGAATTTACTAGTCCTGATGGAAGAAA GTATTACTTCAACAAGGTTACCAGGCAATCAAAATGGGAAATCCCTGAGGAATTGAAG TTGGCTCGTGAACGAGCTGAAAAAGCATCTAtagtggagacccagacagaaaaTTCAGCAAATTCTCATAACCAAGCTGCTGTTCCTCCATCTGTGGAAAAAACACCATCTGGTGCAGATGCTTTGGCTTTCCCAGCTCAAGGGACGCCTTCGAGCCCAGTTCTTGTCACCCCTGTTGCAACTGTTGGTAATTTGCAATCTGAATCAGCTTCTGAATCATCAGCCTTACCTGTCATCTCTTCTTCTGTAACTAGCAATCCAGATGGAGTTCAGACAACTGAGAATCCAGTTTCTGCTGTCTCGGGAAGTTCTGAAGTGACTGCTGCTGGGATTGGGGTCGATACCACAACAGCGCCGAT TAACTTTTCGGGTCAAGATAATTATAGTTCTGCAAATAAAGCTCCTGCACAAGATAAAGAG GAAGCTGCAAAAGATGTAACAAGTGAAAAGGTCAACAATATTTCATTGGAAGAAAAAGCTGTTAGTCAGGAGTCCTTGACTTTTGCTGATAAAGTG GAGGCAAAGAATGCATTCAAAGCACTTTTGGAGTCTGCAAATGTTGGGTCTGACTGGACTTGGGACCAG GCCATGAGAATGATAATCAATGACAGAAGATATGGTGCACTGAAAACACTTGGAGAACGGAAGCAAGCATTTAATGAG TACTTAGGACAAAAGAGAAAACAGGAGGCTGAGGAAAGGCGGAGTAAACAGAAAAAAGCAAGGGAAGATTTCAAGAATATGCTAGAA GAATCCAGAGAGCTTTCATCAACCACGAGATGGAG CAAAGCAGTGACAATGTTTGAAAATGATGAGCGTTTTAAAGCTGTTGAACGAGAAAGAGACCGCAGAGATCTGTTTGATGCCCACTTGCAGGAACTTGAAGGAAAT GAGCGAGCAAAGATACAGGAGGAGCGCAAACGGAATATTATGGAGTATAGGCAATTTTTGGAATCTTGTGACTTTATTAAG GCTAGCACACAGTGGCGAAAAGTTCAGGATCGGTTAGAGGCAGATGAGAGATGTTCTCGTCTTGAAAAAATTGATCGCTTGGATATTTTCCAg GATTATTTACGTGATTTAGAGAAGGAAGAGGAAGAGCAGAGGAAGATCCAGAAG GAAGAACTGAGAAAGACAGAGCGTAAAAATCGTGATGAATTCCGCAAGCTATTAGAAGAACATGTTGCTGCTGGCAGTCTGACAGCCAAAACCCATTGGCGTGATTATTACTTGAAG GTTAAAGATTTACCTGCATATTTGGCTGTTGCGTCAAACACCTCAGGTTCAACTCCAAAAGATTTGTTTGAAGATGTTGCTGAGGAGCTAGAGAAACAG TATCATGAGGATAAGACTCGGATAAAGAATGTTGTGAAGTTGAAAAAG GTTGTTTTGCCATCAACCTGGACTCTTGAAGATTTTAAGGCTGCTATTGTGGAAGATGTCAGCCCTCCACCTATATCAGATGTGAATCTAAAG ATAGTATTTGACGAATTGCTGGAAAGAGCCAAGGAAAAGGAGGAGAAAGAAGCAAAGAAGCGTAAACGTCTTGCAGATGAATTTCTGAATTTATTGCACTCTATTAAG GAAATAACTGCATCTTCAAAATGGGAGACCTGTAAAGAACTTTTTGAAGGAAGCCGAGAGTTCAG TTCTATCAATGAGGAGGGCATATGCGAGGAGATATTTGAGGAATACATAGCTCAATTGAAAGAACAGGCAAAGGAGAATGAGAGGAAACGGAAGGAGGAAAAG GCTAAAAAGGAAAAGGAGAGAGAGGAAAGGGACAGGAGAAAGTCAAAGCATAGAAGTGACAAAGAGAGAGGGCATGAAAGGGAAAAGGAGCACATAAAGAAGGATGAAGCTGACACTGAAATTTTTGACCTAACAGAAGATCATTTTTGTAATGATAACAGAAGATCAGTGAATGACAATAACAAGAAACATAGGAAGAGGCATAACGATTCTGTGGATGATCTAAATGAGAGCGAGAAAGATCGGTCTAAGAGTTCCCACAGACATAGCAGTGACCACAAAAAGTCAAGACGG CATGCCTCCACTCCTGATTCAGATGGTGAAAGCAGACATAAGAGACATAAGAGAGACCATCGTAATGGTTCTCGCAGAAATGGTGATCATCAGGACCTTGAAGATGGGGAATTTGGTGATGATGGGGAAACTTGGTAG
- the LOC110649438 gene encoding pre-mRNA-processing protein 40A-like isoform X1, whose product MANNPPYSSIQPLQPPPPVGSMDHPRNFAPPMPVQFRPVVPGQQSQQFIPMAAPHFQTVGRGVPMMNAGLPAQPPQPQFPQSVQQLPARPGQPGPGPPPSQVIALPNAQPSRHVAPGSSLPPPSVPTPINYVPGLGGPGAPVPLSTSYTFAPTSYGQPPVTFNAVSQYQPMAQMHAPNIPAGGQPAISSANQSTAPVAPVQHNGEQSSVTTANVPTTGIQPSKPTEEIATDWKEHVSANGRRYYYNKRTRQSSWEKPFELMTPIERADASTDWKEFTSPDGRKYYFNKVTRQSKWEIPEELKLARERAEKASIVETQTENSANSHNQAAVPPSVEKTPSGADALAFPAQGTPSSPVLVTPVATVGNLQSESASESSALPVISSSVTSNPDGVQTTENPVSAVSGSSEVTAAGIGVDTTTAPMDNSSNFSGQDNYSSANKAPAQDKEEAAKDVTSEKVNNISLEEKAVSQESLTFADKVEAKNAFKALLESANVGSDWTWDQAMRMIINDRRYGALKTLGERKQAFNEYLGQKRKQEAEERRSKQKKAREDFKNMLEESRELSSTTRWSKAVTMFENDERFKAVERERDRRDLFDAHLQELEGNERAKIQEERKRNIMEYRQFLESCDFIKASTQWRKVQDRLEADERCSRLEKIDRLDIFQDYLRDLEKEEEEQRKIQKEELRKTERKNRDEFRKLLEEHVAAGSLTAKTHWRDYYLKVKDLPAYLAVASNTSGSTPKDLFEDVAEELEKQYHEDKTRIKNVVKLKKVVLPSTWTLEDFKAAIVEDVSPPPISDVNLKIVFDELLERAKEKEEKEAKKRKRLADEFLNLLHSIKEITASSKWETCKELFEGSREFSSINEEGICEEIFEEYIAQLKEQAKENERKRKEEKAKKEKEREERDRRKSKHRSDKERGHEREKEHIKKDEADTEIFDLTEDHFCNDNRRSVNDNNKKHRKRHNDSVDDLNESEKDRSKSSHRHSSDHKKSRRHASTPDSDGESRHKRHKRDHRNGSRRNGDHQDLEDGEFGDDGETW is encoded by the exons ATGGCTAACAACCCTCCATATTCCAGTATACAG CCTCTTCAGCCTCCTCCTCCAGTTGGCTCCATGGATCATCCCCGAAATTTTGCTCCACCCATGCCTGTTCAA TTCCGACCAGTTGTTCCTGGGCAACAGTCACAGCAGTTCATTCCTATGGCTGCTCCACATTTCCAGACTGTTGGCCGAGGTGTCCCTATGATGAATGCTGGattgcctgctcaacctccacagcccCAATTTCCTCAATCAGTGCAACAGTTACCAGCAAGACCTGGACAACCAGGCCCGGGTCCACCACCATCACAGGTCATTGCATTGCCAAATGCTCAGCCAAGCAGGCATGTTGCACCTGGATCATCTTTGCCTCCACCTAGTGTTCCAACTCCAATTAACTATGTACCTGGTTTAGGTGGTCCAGGAGCACCTGTACCCCTTTCTACATCATATACT TTTGCACCAACATCTTATGGTCAACCACCAGTAACATTCAATGCAGTAAGTCAGTATCAGCCAATGGCTCAAATGCATGCACCAAATATTCCTGCTGGAGGACAGCCTGCAATATCATCTGCAAATCAGAGCACTGCCCCTGTTGCACCTGTGCAGCACAATGGGGAACAATCTTCAGTTACTACTGCCAATGTTCCG ACAACAGGTATCCAGCCCTCTAAGCCTACAGAGGAGATTGCAACAGACTGGAAAGAGCATGTATCTGCCAATGGAAGAAG ATATTATTATAATAAGAGGACAAGACAATCAAGTTGGGAGAAGCCTTTTGAATTGATGACGCCAATTGAG AGGGCGGATGCATCAACTGACTGGAAGGAATTTACTAGTCCTGATGGAAGAAA GTATTACTTCAACAAGGTTACCAGGCAATCAAAATGGGAAATCCCTGAGGAATTGAAG TTGGCTCGTGAACGAGCTGAAAAAGCATCTAtagtggagacccagacagaaaaTTCAGCAAATTCTCATAACCAAGCTGCTGTTCCTCCATCTGTGGAAAAAACACCATCTGGTGCAGATGCTTTGGCTTTCCCAGCTCAAGGGACGCCTTCGAGCCCAGTTCTTGTCACCCCTGTTGCAACTGTTGGTAATTTGCAATCTGAATCAGCTTCTGAATCATCAGCCTTACCTGTCATCTCTTCTTCTGTAACTAGCAATCCAGATGGAGTTCAGACAACTGAGAATCCAGTTTCTGCTGTCTCGGGAAGTTCTGAAGTGACTGCTGCTGGGATTGGGGTCGATACCACAACAGCGCCGAT GGACAACTCCAGTAACTTTTCGGGTCAAGATAATTATAGTTCTGCAAATAAAGCTCCTGCACAAGATAAAGAG GAAGCTGCAAAAGATGTAACAAGTGAAAAGGTCAACAATATTTCATTGGAAGAAAAAGCTGTTAGTCAGGAGTCCTTGACTTTTGCTGATAAAGTG GAGGCAAAGAATGCATTCAAAGCACTTTTGGAGTCTGCAAATGTTGGGTCTGACTGGACTTGGGACCAG GCCATGAGAATGATAATCAATGACAGAAGATATGGTGCACTGAAAACACTTGGAGAACGGAAGCAAGCATTTAATGAG TACTTAGGACAAAAGAGAAAACAGGAGGCTGAGGAAAGGCGGAGTAAACAGAAAAAAGCAAGGGAAGATTTCAAGAATATGCTAGAA GAATCCAGAGAGCTTTCATCAACCACGAGATGGAG CAAAGCAGTGACAATGTTTGAAAATGATGAGCGTTTTAAAGCTGTTGAACGAGAAAGAGACCGCAGAGATCTGTTTGATGCCCACTTGCAGGAACTTGAAGGAAAT GAGCGAGCAAAGATACAGGAGGAGCGCAAACGGAATATTATGGAGTATAGGCAATTTTTGGAATCTTGTGACTTTATTAAG GCTAGCACACAGTGGCGAAAAGTTCAGGATCGGTTAGAGGCAGATGAGAGATGTTCTCGTCTTGAAAAAATTGATCGCTTGGATATTTTCCAg GATTATTTACGTGATTTAGAGAAGGAAGAGGAAGAGCAGAGGAAGATCCAGAAG GAAGAACTGAGAAAGACAGAGCGTAAAAATCGTGATGAATTCCGCAAGCTATTAGAAGAACATGTTGCTGCTGGCAGTCTGACAGCCAAAACCCATTGGCGTGATTATTACTTGAAG GTTAAAGATTTACCTGCATATTTGGCTGTTGCGTCAAACACCTCAGGTTCAACTCCAAAAGATTTGTTTGAAGATGTTGCTGAGGAGCTAGAGAAACAG TATCATGAGGATAAGACTCGGATAAAGAATGTTGTGAAGTTGAAAAAG GTTGTTTTGCCATCAACCTGGACTCTTGAAGATTTTAAGGCTGCTATTGTGGAAGATGTCAGCCCTCCACCTATATCAGATGTGAATCTAAAG ATAGTATTTGACGAATTGCTGGAAAGAGCCAAGGAAAAGGAGGAGAAAGAAGCAAAGAAGCGTAAACGTCTTGCAGATGAATTTCTGAATTTATTGCACTCTATTAAG GAAATAACTGCATCTTCAAAATGGGAGACCTGTAAAGAACTTTTTGAAGGAAGCCGAGAGTTCAG TTCTATCAATGAGGAGGGCATATGCGAGGAGATATTTGAGGAATACATAGCTCAATTGAAAGAACAGGCAAAGGAGAATGAGAGGAAACGGAAGGAGGAAAAG GCTAAAAAGGAAAAGGAGAGAGAGGAAAGGGACAGGAGAAAGTCAAAGCATAGAAGTGACAAAGAGAGAGGGCATGAAAGGGAAAAGGAGCACATAAAGAAGGATGAAGCTGACACTGAAATTTTTGACCTAACAGAAGATCATTTTTGTAATGATAACAGAAGATCAGTGAATGACAATAACAAGAAACATAGGAAGAGGCATAACGATTCTGTGGATGATCTAAATGAGAGCGAGAAAGATCGGTCTAAGAGTTCCCACAGACATAGCAGTGACCACAAAAAGTCAAGACGG CATGCCTCCACTCCTGATTCAGATGGTGAAAGCAGACATAAGAGACATAAGAGAGACCATCGTAATGGTTCTCGCAGAAATGGTGATCATCAGGACCTTGAAGATGGGGAATTTGGTGATGATGGGGAAACTTGGTAG